One segment of Herbaspirillum hiltneri N3 DNA contains the following:
- a CDS encoding FUSC family protein yields the protein MNTSVSPATADATAPQSFGRQLHDAAADWWQTDFPNWIYVFKMVFAGLLALGIGYALDLESPRSGLITVFIVMQPQSGMILAKSFYRVIGTLVGSVAVVVFVGLFAQTPELFLLATACWIGLCTFGSALNRNFRSYGFVLSGYTVALIGIPAALNPALTFDSVMTRVTEITVGIVCAGVVSALVFPQASAPGLVRVIRGRFTAFVDLIGSTLGGSADRKALEAANARFVGDIIGLEALRSSAIFEDPEIRLRSGRLTRMNSEFMALSTRVHGLHQLMNRLHDSRNPSAQLVIDAISPYFREVQPLLTRSGGEPVMTAVDAADAALKLESYKRELPRRVRATRNAHAQKLDDDAVLDFDTASELLYRVIEELHAYTLTYASLVQRRHEREQWEHAYAPKTSMVTASVAGARAAITLIGLSTFWILSGWPSGDVAALNAAAFCAITSAAPDPAKATRTVTMGVALAVVLGYFYTFHIVPQLDGFWMLAAALTPVLMLAVLLTTRPTLAGYGLGICIFFPFVAVPDNLAHFNAAGYLNESIALMVSLIVTTGAFMVLLPPTTNWTVRHLEKQLRKQVVQACFARLAHLTLQFESGTRDLMHQITMLTGSRPALRKDAFGWMFATLEIGHAVIELRTELHGIRSGNPGLLSPAAYAALDRLRETLPALFEQPTPATLAAVLDANNRTIAEVQQAIGPHYRERSERHRLQRTLSYLHFIRTALLDPQSPLQPMHQGGTALAATSGVNHAA from the coding sequence GTGAACACCTCAGTCTCTCCTGCCACGGCCGACGCTACGGCGCCACAATCGTTCGGGCGGCAATTGCACGACGCCGCCGCCGACTGGTGGCAGACCGATTTCCCGAACTGGATCTACGTGTTCAAGATGGTCTTCGCCGGCTTGCTGGCGTTGGGCATCGGCTACGCACTCGACCTCGAGTCGCCGCGCTCAGGCCTGATCACTGTCTTCATCGTGATGCAGCCGCAAAGCGGCATGATCCTCGCCAAGAGTTTCTATCGCGTCATCGGCACGCTGGTCGGTTCGGTCGCGGTGGTGGTCTTCGTCGGCCTGTTCGCGCAGACGCCGGAACTGTTCCTACTCGCCACCGCCTGCTGGATCGGCCTGTGCACGTTCGGCTCGGCGCTCAACCGCAATTTCCGCTCGTACGGCTTCGTGCTGTCGGGCTATACGGTGGCGCTGATCGGCATACCCGCGGCGCTCAATCCGGCGTTGACCTTCGACTCGGTCATGACGCGCGTGACCGAAATCACGGTCGGCATCGTCTGCGCCGGCGTGGTCAGCGCATTGGTGTTCCCGCAAGCCAGCGCACCCGGCCTGGTGCGCGTCATTCGCGGCCGCTTCACCGCCTTCGTCGACCTGATCGGCAGCACGCTCGGCGGCAGCGCCGACCGCAAGGCGCTGGAAGCCGCCAATGCGCGCTTCGTCGGCGACATCATCGGCCTCGAAGCGCTGCGCAGCTCGGCCATCTTCGAGGATCCGGAAATCCGCCTGCGCAGCGGCCGCCTCACGCGCATGAACAGCGAGTTCATGGCGCTGTCGACACGCGTCCACGGGCTGCACCAGTTGATGAACCGCCTGCACGACAGCCGCAATCCGTCGGCGCAACTGGTCATCGATGCGATCTCGCCTTACTTCCGCGAAGTCCAGCCCCTGCTGACCCGCAGCGGCGGCGAACCGGTGATGACTGCGGTCGACGCCGCCGACGCCGCGCTCAAGCTGGAAAGCTACAAACGGGAATTGCCGCGCCGCGTGCGCGCCACCCGCAATGCCCATGCACAGAAACTCGACGATGACGCCGTGCTGGATTTCGACACCGCCTCCGAATTGCTGTACCGCGTGATCGAAGAGCTGCACGCCTACACCCTGACCTACGCCTCGCTGGTGCAACGCCGCCACGAACGCGAACAATGGGAGCACGCCTATGCGCCCAAGACCAGCATGGTCACCGCGAGTGTCGCCGGCGCCCGTGCCGCCATCACGCTGATCGGCCTGTCGACGTTCTGGATCCTCAGCGGCTGGCCCAGCGGCGATGTCGCAGCCCTCAATGCCGCCGCCTTTTGCGCCATCACCTCGGCCGCGCCGGATCCCGCCAAGGCCACCCGCACCGTCACCATGGGCGTGGCGCTGGCGGTGGTGCTGGGTTACTTCTACACGTTCCACATCGTGCCGCAGCTGGACGGTTTCTGGATGCTGGCGGCGGCGTTGACGCCGGTGCTGATGCTGGCGGTGCTGCTGACCACCAGGCCGACGCTGGCCGGTTACGGTCTCGGCATCTGCATCTTCTTCCCGTTCGTGGCGGTGCCGGACAACCTGGCCCACTTCAACGCCGCCGGTTACCTCAACGAATCGATCGCGCTGATGGTGTCGCTGATCGTGACGACGGGCGCTTTCATGGTGCTGTTGCCGCCCACCACCAACTGGACCGTGCGCCATCTCGAAAAACAATTGCGCAAGCAGGTCGTGCAAGCCTGTTTCGCCCGGCTGGCACACCTGACGCTGCAGTTCGAAAGCGGCACGCGCGACCTGATGCACCAGATCACCATGCTCACCGGCAGCCGTCCTGCATTGCGCAAGGACGCCTTCGGCTGGATGTTCGCCACGCTGGAAATCGGCCACGCCGTCATCGAGCTGCGCACCGAGCTGCACGGCATCCGCAGCGGCAATCCCGGCCTGCTGTCGCCGGCCGCCTACGCCGCGCTGGATCGCCTGCGCGAAACGCTGCCGGCGCTGTTCGAACAGCCGACGCCGGCCACGCTGGCGGCCGTACTCGACGCCAACAACCGCACCATCGCCGAAGTCCAGCAAGCCATCGGCCCGCACTACCGCGAACGCAGCGAACGCCATCGCCTGCAACGCACGCTGAGCTACCTGCACTTCATCCGCACCGCCTTGCTCGATCCGCAGTCGCCGCTGCAACCCATGCATCAGGGCGGAACCGCCCTTGCCGCCACTTCAGGAGTCAACCATGCCGCGTGA
- a CDS encoding DUF1656 domain-containing protein — MPREISFFDAYVPTLLLAVIAAGVIALVADRILVRIGLYNLVWHPALFRVSLFTCIAALLGLAIYR, encoded by the coding sequence ATGCCGCGTGAAATCTCATTTTTTGACGCCTACGTGCCGACGCTGCTGCTGGCAGTCATTGCCGCCGGCGTCATCGCGCTGGTCGCCGATCGCATCCTGGTGCGCATCGGCCTGTACAACCTGGTGTGGCATCCGGCGCTGTTTCGCGTGAGCCTGTTCACGTGCATCGCAGCGCTGCTCGGACTCGCCATCTACCGTTAA
- a CDS encoding efflux RND transporter periplasmic adaptor subunit: protein MSVKSIFRFLITALIFLAAIFLAWSLWQHYMVSPWTRDGRVRADVVNIAPDVAGQVVDLPVRDNQLVHKGDLLMQIDPARYQLALQQAEAALAARKADLDMRRAQARRRADLDSLVVSRENREDAGSQVAGAEAQYQVAIAQRDSARLNLDRTKVIAPVDGYITNLSVRRGDYASAGAAKIAIIDSHSFWVYGYFEETKLPYVAVGDKAKIQLINGATLRGHVDSISHGIYDRDNPQSRELLADVNPTFNWVRLAQRIPVRIHIDEVPKDVLLAAGLTCTVTLEPGSRKDVK from the coding sequence ATGTCGGTCAAATCGATTTTTCGTTTCCTCATCACGGCGCTGATTTTCCTGGCGGCGATCTTCCTCGCCTGGAGCCTGTGGCAGCACTACATGGTGTCGCCGTGGACCCGCGACGGCCGCGTGCGCGCCGACGTCGTCAACATCGCGCCGGATGTCGCCGGCCAGGTAGTCGACCTGCCCGTGCGCGACAACCAGCTGGTGCACAAGGGCGACCTGCTGATGCAGATCGATCCTGCACGCTACCAGCTGGCGCTGCAACAGGCCGAAGCCGCCCTCGCCGCGCGCAAGGCCGACCTCGACATGCGCCGCGCCCAAGCGCGTCGCCGTGCCGATCTCGACAGCCTGGTGGTGTCCCGCGAAAACCGTGAAGACGCCGGCAGCCAGGTCGCCGGTGCCGAAGCGCAATACCAGGTTGCCATCGCCCAGCGCGACAGCGCCCGCCTGAATCTGGACCGCACCAAGGTAATCGCACCGGTCGACGGCTATATCACCAACCTGAGCGTGCGCCGCGGCGACTACGCCAGCGCAGGCGCCGCCAAGATCGCCATCATCGACAGCCATTCGTTCTGGGTATACGGATATTTTGAAGAGACCAAGCTGCCCTACGTCGCCGTCGGCGACAAGGCAAAAATCCAGCTGATCAACGGCGCCACCTTGCGCGGCCACGTCGACAGCATCTCGCACGGCATCTACGACCGCGACAATCCGCAGAGCCGCGAGTTGCTGGCCGATGTCAATCCGACCTTTAACTGGGTGAGGCTGGCGCAGCGCATTCCGGTACGCATCCACATTGATGAAGTGCCAAAGGATGTATTGCTGGCCGCGGGCCTGACCTGCACCGTGACGCTGGAGCCCGGCAGCCGCAAAGACGTCAAATGA
- a CDS encoding Nramp family divalent metal transporter: protein MFRLPTTATAPFCPSEVSGSVAVPPHATIWQKLKVYVGPGLLISIGYMDPGNWATSVQAGSQFGYQLLFVVMLSSLAAIVLQCLCARLGIVTGKDLAVHSRENYPPAVGKGMWVFAELSIIACDLAEVLGCALAFKLLLGVSLPVGVLLTALDTVIVLGLQGRGFRQVEAIILGLVVTIAVCLFAQLAFVKADWQAVVQGFVPSLAALSSREPLYLAIGVLGATVMPHNLYLHSSIVQTRAVKRDRAGLLEAIRYTRVDTTVSLLIAMAINAAILILAASAFHRSGRTDVVDLDVAYHLLDPITGTSLAAILFGVGLFAAGQSSTFTGTIAGQVIMEGFLKLKIPCWQRRLITRGLALIPALIGVVTLGEHSVGRLLVLSQVVLSLQLPFAMFPLIRLTGRRDLMGDFANPVWLAALAWMLFLGIGAANTWLVVQLFI from the coding sequence ATGTTTCGCCTGCCGACCACCGCCACCGCACCGTTCTGTCCCTCCGAAGTATCCGGCAGCGTCGCCGTCCCTCCGCACGCCACCATCTGGCAAAAACTCAAGGTCTACGTCGGCCCCGGCCTGCTGATTTCGATCGGTTACATGGACCCGGGCAACTGGGCGACCTCGGTGCAGGCCGGCTCGCAATTCGGCTATCAGCTGCTGTTCGTGGTGATGTTGTCGAGCCTGGCGGCGATCGTGCTGCAATGCCTGTGCGCGCGGCTGGGCATCGTCACCGGCAAGGACCTCGCGGTGCATTCGCGCGAAAACTATCCGCCGGCGGTCGGCAAGGGCATGTGGGTGTTCGCCGAGTTGTCGATCATCGCCTGCGACCTGGCCGAGGTGCTCGGCTGCGCGCTGGCGTTCAAACTCTTGCTGGGCGTGTCGCTGCCGGTCGGCGTGTTGCTCACGGCGCTCGATACCGTGATCGTGCTGGGCTTGCAGGGCCGCGGATTCCGCCAGGTGGAAGCGATCATCCTCGGGCTGGTGGTGACGATTGCGGTGTGCCTGTTTGCGCAGCTGGCGTTCGTGAAAGCCGACTGGCAGGCCGTAGTGCAAGGCTTCGTGCCGTCGCTGGCGGCGCTGTCGAGCCGCGAGCCGCTGTATCTTGCCATCGGTGTGCTCGGCGCCACGGTGATGCCGCACAACCTCTATCTGCATTCCTCCATCGTGCAGACGCGCGCGGTGAAACGCGACCGCGCCGGCCTGCTCGAAGCAATCCGCTACACGCGCGTCGACACCACGGTATCGCTGCTGATTGCGATGGCGATCAACGCCGCCATCCTGATCCTGGCGGCGTCTGCCTTCCATCGCAGCGGCCGCACCGACGTGGTCGATCTGGACGTTGCCTATCATCTGCTCGATCCGATCACGGGCACTTCGCTGGCGGCGATCCTGTTCGGCGTGGGCTTGTTTGCTGCGGGACAGAGTTCGACCTTCACCGGCACGATTGCCGGCCAGGTGATCATGGAAGGCTTCCTGAAACTGAAAATCCCGTGCTGGCAGCGCCGCCTGATCACGCGCGGGCTGGCGCTGATTCCGGCGTTGATCGGCGTGGTGACGCTGGGTGAACATTCGGTCGGACGCCTGCTGGTGCTCAGCCAGGTGGTGCTGAGCCTCCAGCTGCCGTTTGCGATGTTCCCGCTGATCCGGCTGACCGGCAGGCGCGACCTGATGGGCGACTTCGCCAATCCTGTCTGGCTTGCCGCGCTGGCATGGATGTTGTTCCTGGGGATCGGCGCGGCCAATACCTGGCTGGTGGTTCAGCTTTTCATTTGA
- the moaE gene encoding molybdopterin synthase catalytic subunit MoaE: protein MPIRVQTADFDLSAEIAALRLDNPKVGAVVSFVGTVRDLNDGASVQEMELEHYPGMTEKALEQIVVDAKARWEIFDALVIHRVGPLQPLEQIVLVAVTAKHRGVAFAACEFIMDYLKTQAPFWKKEQTPEGARWVDARESDDQALAKWQSGSSPSNAD, encoded by the coding sequence ATGCCGATCCGCGTCCAGACTGCCGACTTTGACCTCAGCGCCGAGATCGCCGCGCTGCGCCTGGACAATCCCAAAGTCGGGGCGGTTGTGAGCTTCGTCGGCACGGTGCGCGACCTTAACGACGGCGCCAGCGTGCAGGAGATGGAGCTCGAACACTATCCCGGCATGACCGAAAAGGCCCTCGAGCAGATCGTCGTCGACGCCAAGGCACGCTGGGAGATTTTCGATGCGCTGGTCATTCATCGCGTCGGTCCGCTGCAGCCGCTCGAGCAGATCGTGCTGGTGGCAGTGACGGCGAAGCATCGCGGTGTGGCGTTCGCCGCCTGCGAATTCATCATGGATTACCTCAAGACGCAGGCGCCGTTCTGGAAAAAGGAACAGACGCCCGAAGGCGCACGCTGGGTCGATGCGCGCGAGAGCGACGACCAGGCGCTGGCGAAGTGGCAATCCGGTTCTTCTCCTTCCAATGCCGACTGA
- a CDS encoding GntT/GntP/DsdX family permease → MHLTTEIAAWAAQDTRLLLSVLIALIAIVVLISVLKIAPFLSILLGTFIAGTGAGLPLEKIASAFSKGAGSILGEAGIIIALGAMLGALMADSGAADKIVTTLLRYARGAAIPWMMALVALVVGLPLFFEVGLVMMAPIIFVMARRSQQPILRVAIPALAGMTTLHALLPPHPGPLIAVSALHADLGTTMLLGFVVAIPAVILAGPLYGMWLAPRMPIGEPEQIGALFKGQQAPEMQPGFLPSLITILLPVVLMLGRTVAKIWITPETTLFEMLNFFGEPIIALTVTVLFAVVVLGWGRGVSRTDVGAILRKALPPISGLLLTIGAGGGLKQALLTGGISDTITKVATGTHIPLILLAWLIAVALRQATGSATVATTATAGIVAPLVASLSGTHNALMALAIGAGSVFFCHVNDAGFWMVKEYFGLDLKQTFATWSVIQTIVSVVGLGMTLLLWGVLA, encoded by the coding sequence TTGCACCTGACCACTGAAATTGCCGCCTGGGCGGCCCAGGACACGCGCCTGCTGCTGTCCGTCCTTATTGCGCTGATCGCCATCGTCGTGCTGATCAGCGTACTCAAAATCGCTCCCTTCCTCTCGATCCTGCTGGGAACCTTCATCGCCGGCACCGGCGCCGGCTTGCCGCTGGAAAAGATCGCGTCCGCGTTCAGCAAGGGCGCCGGCAGCATCCTCGGCGAGGCCGGCATCATCATCGCGCTGGGCGCCATGCTGGGCGCGCTGATGGCCGACTCGGGCGCGGCCGACAAGATCGTTACGACGCTTTTGCGCTATGCCCGTGGCGCGGCGATTCCGTGGATGATGGCGCTGGTGGCGCTGGTTGTCGGCCTGCCGCTGTTCTTCGAAGTCGGGCTGGTGATGATGGCGCCGATCATCTTCGTGATGGCGCGCCGTTCACAGCAACCGATCCTGCGCGTGGCGATTCCGGCGCTGGCCGGCATGACCACCTTGCATGCCTTGTTGCCGCCGCATCCGGGGCCGCTGATCGCGGTGAGCGCCTTGCATGCCGATCTCGGCACCACCATGCTGCTGGGGTTCGTGGTCGCGATTCCGGCGGTGATCCTCGCCGGTCCGCTGTACGGTATGTGGCTTGCGCCGCGCATGCCCATCGGCGAACCGGAGCAGATCGGCGCCTTGTTCAAGGGCCAGCAGGCGCCGGAGATGCAACCCGGTTTCCTGCCGTCGCTGATCACCATCCTGTTGCCGGTGGTGCTGATGCTGGGACGCACCGTCGCCAAGATCTGGATCACTCCTGAGACGACGTTGTTCGAGATGCTCAACTTCTTCGGCGAGCCCATCATTGCGCTGACCGTAACGGTGCTGTTTGCAGTGGTGGTGCTGGGTTGGGGACGCGGCGTCAGCCGCACCGACGTCGGCGCCATCCTGCGCAAGGCCTTGCCCCCGATCTCCGGGCTGCTGCTCACCATCGGCGCGGGCGGCGGCCTGAAGCAAGCCCTCTTGACCGGCGGCATCAGCGACACCATCACCAAGGTGGCGACCGGCACCCACATCCCGCTGATCCTGCTGGCCTGGCTGATCGCCGTGGCCTTGCGCCAGGCCACCGGTTCGGCCACCGTGGCTACTACCGCCACGGCCGGCATCGTCGCGCCGCTGGTGGCGAGCCTGTCGGGTACGCACAATGCGCTGATGGCGCTGGCGATCGGGGCGGGTTCGGTGTTCTTCTGCCACGTCAACGACGCCGGCTTCTGGATGGTCAAGGAATACTTCGGCCTCGATCTCAAGCAGACCTTCGCCACCTGGTCGGTGATCCAGACCATCGTGTCGGTGGTCGGACTGGGCATGACGCTGTTGCTGTGGGGCGTGCTGGCCTGA
- a CDS encoding LysE family translocator yields the protein MTLQTFFLYLAAVFVLTVTPGPSVLMCITNGIHHGVRRAFAGALGSVTAVCLIMAVSAAGLGAILAVSEKVFLILKWCGVAYLTYIGVRTFFSAQSTIEAGRDGDAERTRKSRAGLFWQGFLVGGSNPKALLFFTAFFPQFINPHAAQLPQFLVLGATFVCFELFWLTFYAHFAARVAPWLRTPGRAKMFNRISGATFIGAGALLATVRRS from the coding sequence ATGACGCTGCAAACTTTCTTCCTCTATCTCGCCGCAGTGTTCGTGCTGACCGTCACGCCCGGTCCCAGCGTACTGATGTGCATTACCAACGGCATTCACCATGGCGTCCGGCGCGCATTTGCCGGCGCGCTTGGCAGCGTGACGGCGGTGTGCCTGATCATGGCGGTGTCGGCCGCGGGACTCGGCGCCATTCTTGCAGTTTCGGAGAAAGTGTTTCTCATTTTGAAATGGTGCGGGGTCGCCTATCTCACGTATATTGGCGTGCGCACTTTTTTCTCGGCCCAGAGCACGATAGAGGCAGGTCGCGATGGCGATGCCGAACGCACACGGAAATCGCGTGCAGGTTTGTTCTGGCAAGGATTCCTGGTCGGCGGCAGCAACCCCAAGGCGCTGCTGTTCTTCACCGCGTTCTTCCCGCAGTTCATCAATCCGCACGCCGCGCAGTTGCCGCAGTTTTTGGTGCTGGGTGCGACCTTCGTCTGTTTTGAATTGTTCTGGCTGACGTTCTATGCCCACTTCGCCGCGCGCGTGGCGCCGTGGTTGCGGACGCCGGGCCGGGCGAAGATGTTCAACCGTATTTCCGGCGCGACCTTCATCGGCGCCGGGGCCTTGCTGGCGACAGTCAGGCGCAGTTAA
- a CDS encoding class I SAM-dependent methyltransferase codes for MPLPKEELERIAGGTLAHYEGRAEDFREGTRDHDVSQNINALLDAIAQSSSLSLSAPLTILDFGCGPGRDLKTFSKLGHRAIGLDGTASFVEMARADSGCEVWHQNFFELDLPAAFFDGVFANASLFHVPAAELPRVLGQLHAALKPEGVLFCSNPRGSNSEGWSGGRYGSYHDLDAWRGFMTAAGFVEIRHYYRPDGLLRSEQAWLATVWRKPS; via the coding sequence ATGCCATTGCCGAAGGAAGAACTCGAACGCATTGCCGGCGGTACGCTGGCGCACTATGAAGGGCGCGCCGAGGACTTTCGCGAAGGCACGCGCGACCATGACGTCAGCCAGAACATCAACGCCTTGCTCGACGCCATCGCACAGTCATCGTCATTATCACTGTCGGCGCCGCTGACGATACTCGACTTCGGCTGCGGTCCCGGCCGCGACCTGAAAACCTTCAGCAAGCTGGGTCACCGCGCCATTGGCCTCGACGGCACCGCGAGTTTCGTCGAGATGGCGCGCGCCGATTCCGGCTGCGAAGTCTGGCACCAGAACTTTTTTGAACTGGACTTGCCTGCGGCTTTCTTTGATGGCGTGTTCGCCAACGCCTCGCTGTTCCACGTGCCGGCCGCGGAGTTGCCGCGTGTGCTCGGCCAATTGCATGCTGCGCTGAAGCCGGAGGGCGTGCTGTTCTGTTCCAATCCGCGCGGCAGCAACAGCGAAGGGTGGAGCGGCGGACGCTACGGCTCCTATCACGATCTCGACGCGTGGCGCGGTTTCATGACGGCGGCGGGGTTTGTCGAAATCCGGCACTATTACCGTCCCGACGGCCTGCTGCGTTCCGAGCAGGCGTGGCTGGCCACGGTGTGGCGCAAGCCTTCCTGA
- the moaD gene encoding molybdopterin converting factor subunit 1, which translates to MKIELRFFASVREALGVTQEIVDLPGHVKTVGDVRAFLMGRGGLWMEVLSPEKALRMAYDHNMVEPDTLIEEGGEVAFFPPVTGG; encoded by the coding sequence ATGAAAATAGAACTCCGTTTTTTTGCCAGCGTGCGTGAAGCGCTTGGCGTTACGCAAGAGATCGTCGACTTGCCCGGCCACGTCAAGACCGTCGGCGACGTGCGCGCTTTCCTGATGGGGCGCGGCGGCCTCTGGATGGAAGTGCTGTCGCCGGAGAAGGCGCTGCGCATGGCCTACGACCACAACATGGTCGAGCCGGATACGCTGATCGAAGAGGGCGGCGAAGTCGCGTTCTTCCCGCCCGTGACCGGCGGCTGA
- a CDS encoding molybdopterin molybdotransferase MoeA: MLVKPPLLSVAEALKFLLKSAVPLSEAETISTLEANGRVLAAAQVSQINVPGMDNSQMDGYAVRAAECVSGETRLRVLQRIPAGHVGIALEPGTAARIFTGAMVPPGADAIVMQEACEIIKDADGDHVIVRHVPQAGEWIRETGEDIKVADTILPAGVRLRPQALGLAASVGLASVPVLRKLRVAVFFTGDELTMPGEALKPGAIYNSNRFLLRGLLENLGCEVKDFGIVPDQLQATRDTLRAAAASHDLIITSGGVSVGEEDHIKPAVEAEGRLNMWQIAMKPGKPLAFGEINRSSGSNGNGNGGNKAFFLGLPGNPVSTFVTFLVFVRPFLLRLQGVDNVAPRALTLRADFNWPKADRRQEFLRARFNDAGGLDLFPKQGSGVLTSTVWGDGLIDNPAGKTIAEGDLVRFIPFDHLLN, translated from the coding sequence ATGCTAGTCAAACCACCACTGCTGAGCGTCGCCGAAGCATTGAAATTCCTGCTCAAGTCGGCCGTGCCGCTGAGCGAGGCCGAAACCATCTCCACGCTGGAAGCCAACGGCCGCGTGCTGGCGGCGGCGCAGGTATCGCAGATCAACGTGCCGGGCATGGACAATTCGCAAATGGATGGCTACGCCGTGCGTGCGGCCGAATGCGTGAGCGGAGAGACGCGCCTGCGCGTGTTGCAGCGCATTCCGGCCGGCCATGTCGGCATCGCGCTGGAGCCGGGTACGGCGGCGCGCATCTTCACCGGTGCGATGGTGCCGCCGGGCGCCGACGCCATCGTCATGCAGGAAGCCTGCGAGATCATCAAGGATGCCGACGGCGACCATGTGATCGTGCGGCATGTGCCGCAAGCGGGCGAGTGGATCCGTGAAACCGGCGAAGACATCAAGGTTGCCGACACCATCCTGCCGGCGGGCGTGCGCCTGCGTCCGCAGGCGCTGGGGCTGGCCGCATCGGTCGGCCTGGCGAGTGTGCCGGTGCTGCGCAAGCTGCGCGTGGCGGTGTTTTTCACCGGCGATGAACTGACCATGCCGGGTGAAGCGCTCAAGCCCGGCGCGATCTACAACTCCAATCGTTTCCTGCTGCGCGGCCTGTTGGAAAACCTCGGCTGCGAGGTGAAGGACTTCGGCATCGTTCCCGACCAGTTGCAAGCCACGCGCGACACCTTGCGCGCGGCGGCGGCCAGCCATGACCTGATCATCACCAGCGGCGGCGTCTCGGTCGGCGAAGAAGACCACATCAAGCCCGCGGTCGAGGCCGAAGGGCGTCTCAACATGTGGCAGATCGCCATGAAGCCGGGCAAGCCGCTGGCCTTCGGCGAGATCAATCGCAGCAGCGGGAGCAATGGCAACGGCAACGGCGGCAACAAGGCATTTTTCCTTGGCTTGCCGGGGAATCCGGTGTCGACCTTCGTCACTTTCCTCGTGTTCGTGCGGCCGTTCCTGCTGCGCCTGCAAGGCGTGGACAACGTCGCGCCGCGCGCATTGACGCTGCGCGCCGATTTCAACTGGCCCAAGGCCGACCGCCGCCAGGAGTTCCTGCGCGCGCGCTTCAATGACGCCGGCGGCCTCGACCTGTTCCCGAAGCAGGGCTCGGGCGTGCTGACTTCAACCGTCTGGGGCGATGGCCTGATCGACAATCCGGCCGGCAAGACCATCGCCGAGGGCGACCTGGTGCGCTTCATTCCCTTCGATCACTTGCTGAACTAA
- a CDS encoding asparaginase — MSHLPKIAIGSLGGTVSMTSSQPGEGISSRLTAGDLTAAVPGLGDIAQIQAASLLQLASGSLRFDNLLACLHWAEQQLAEGADGVVMTQGTDTMEETAFFFDLFWRHEQPLVITGAMRGPQQAGADGPGNLFAAVVAAAAPASRGRGVLVAMNDTLHAASRVRKTHTLATETFSSPVSGPSGVVVEKQALYFSPPRVRQPIPLPTSAGIRVALLESCLDADTGLLDAVLAAGYNGLVISAFGAGHIAAEWAVKLSELLPRMPVIVGSRTGAGGTATKTYDYPGSEMDLQRRGVVLAGWLCPRKARILLWALLGNGCAIHELKARIDAYGPMSTTTAAA; from the coding sequence ATGAGTCATCTTCCAAAAATCGCCATTGGATCGTTGGGTGGCACCGTAAGCATGACAAGTTCCCAGCCGGGAGAAGGCATCAGCTCGCGCCTGACAGCCGGGGATTTGACTGCCGCTGTGCCGGGCTTGGGGGATATTGCGCAGATTCAGGCAGCTTCGTTGCTGCAACTGGCCAGCGGATCGCTGAGGTTCGACAATTTGCTTGCATGTTTGCACTGGGCCGAGCAGCAACTTGCCGAAGGCGCGGACGGCGTCGTGATGACGCAGGGAACCGACACAATGGAAGAGACGGCATTCTTCTTCGATCTTTTCTGGCGACATGAGCAGCCCTTGGTGATCACCGGTGCCATGCGAGGGCCGCAGCAGGCCGGAGCAGATGGCCCTGGAAATTTGTTCGCGGCTGTTGTTGCCGCAGCCGCGCCAGCCAGCCGGGGGCGGGGCGTGCTGGTTGCAATGAACGACACCTTGCATGCGGCGTCGCGCGTGCGCAAGACGCATACGCTGGCAACAGAAACATTCAGTTCGCCAGTGTCGGGACCATCGGGAGTCGTAGTCGAAAAGCAAGCACTCTATTTTTCTCCTCCCCGTGTGCGTCAGCCAATTCCATTGCCGACATCGGCGGGAATACGCGTTGCCCTCCTTGAGTCGTGTCTCGATGCCGACACAGGATTGCTTGATGCCGTGTTGGCAGCGGGTTATAACGGTCTGGTAATCAGTGCCTTCGGCGCTGGTCATATCGCCGCGGAATGGGCGGTTAAGCTCAGCGAGCTATTGCCCCGCATGCCGGTGATCGTTGGCTCTCGAACCGGCGCCGGCGGCACTGCAACAAAAACCTATGATTATCCCGGCAGCGAAATGGATCTGCAACGGCGCGGCGTTGTGCTGGCAGGTTGGCTATGCCCGCGCAAGGCGCGTATTTTGCTGTGGGCGCTGCTTGGCAACGGATGCGCTATTCATGAGCTGAAAGCTCGCATTGACGCGTATGGTCCGATGAGTACAACGACCGCGGCCGCGTGA